The window actacaatccaccccccttacGAGCACATGCGTCCTCGCGTGTGGGATCCACACTTCCGGCTAgggcatggctctgataccataactGTAATGACCCcgccccaactgtgtagatattgtccactttggggcccatacccctcatggttttgttcttccccaggttgcgctggggaaaaggcctctacacattgaagggagatcattctttataaacacattctcatgtgcttccctaggcaatgtgggattccatggaatgcaagacccccctttttgggtcactacaacaATATTCGATCCTAAAAAGTTCTTTGCAATCAGCTACAATTAAagaagagtaatgctataatGATGTAGTAAGCGGGGGCGGCCCAAAATAATTTGGGGTTtaaggcgaaaaatttatgCGAGGCCTttaatgtaaatattaatttaacaaaattattaaatactaatcaaatcaatgttaatttgatacattaaatacataatttgatgAACAATACCAACtaaactaatgttaatttcatatagagaattgaatattaTAGTTGAACTTGaatcataaatattaataaaaatatattacgaTAAAAAAAggtactttattttggatatatgaTGATGCATAGCTAAGtgaagttgtaatctaatttttaattttatatcttgTTTTTAAGAGAGATAAATAGATATTATTTAGTGTGTAGTTTTGTAGGATatcaatttacaaaaattaaagtctcaaactattaggagagattaatttataattgatgatttaacacatttgtaacatttttttgaaacattttagggtttcaattgggttAGGATTCTATTGGTCTCAtactttgagagtcttaatagaaatgaaaaggaaaaatatgctaattaaaagtactataaaatgttcaaaatataatgtgacatTGACTCTCATTTATGAACTTCATCTATTTAACTATTGAATGTTTAAATCACTTGTAAGGATAAGGAGCCCAAAAATatatgttgggccttgggcttgtCTGAGGAGGCTTAGTGGTCCAGGGATAGGTCAACAGTAAGGAAGATGTAAGACTTTGAACTTCACGAGAAAGCTATAACTGTGAAGGCTATGGGAGGAATGCCGAGGAGGAGTATCTCCTCAGCTAACAAAGCAGAGGTCAGAAAGTGTGTTTTATCATTCAGAGTAACGTTCTAGGaaattctattgataaggaCATGTATTGTGAACGTACATGACAAATGGGAGctgagaaatatctaaggaaaagctacTACTActgcattgaatgctttgtAACTAACTCTCTAGCcacattaatgagaaaatgatacttgaacagtagttttcagccttacaggTACTCCCTAAGGAAtttaggaaggtgctgatgtgATAAGGATCAACACCAACAATCTAGTTTACACGTAGAGGGCAGAGATGAAAgaaaaagctagtataaaatagaagggAAACCTTGAGAGAATAGGGGgagagaattaaaaaagagaaagactgTAGCAACAAGAACTGTACTTGTAATCAACTTTAATTATATACAAGAATTAATCTCCTCGGAGTGTGCTGAGGACGGtttttttagataaaaccaatttatttttactttatcaTTATTTGGATCCACCATAATTGTTACCCaattcattagagcctagtttttcaaccaactctctacaaattcattgtattgggctctttgggcctaaaTCCTTTTAACTTTAGGGCTTAGGACTCAATTTGCGACCTTACATcacttttttgtgattaaaaacATGGCAATTTGTAACATTTTTACGTTACTACACTATTTTTATTAGTATAAATCACATGTCAACTgtgtgattatatatatatatatatatgtgtgtgtgtgtgtatgtatgcaCCTATCCAAATacttatttcaaaaaaaaaaaaaagaaaagtaaaaaaaaaaaaaaagaagacaaagtcATGTTTAGTTCACTGTGCATGTAAGTCACATACACGAGAGACCCCTTTATATCTGTTGAATATATTTCTTACTCGAGTACTCGATTACCTCAAAACCTTCGTAAATGCTAGATCACATTAATGTTGATtttcacaatcacaaatttAGCATTTCTTTGGGGAGCTGCAATTATTTAAAGGGACAAACCATATGAGATTGAGTCAACCAAATTGTATCAAATGGCATAAAACTAGAAGAACCCACCTTTTTATGCAATCCAATTACAAATGGCAGTTTAGGCTAATGTTTTAACAAACCAAAACAGCCTGTCCCTTGAAGTGGAGGATCTTGGCAGTACCTCTAAACTGccataaaatcaaaaataagGCTCCACCCTAGGTAGGAGAAAACCGATGTTAGTTTCACACAAAAGTTTATATCCAATACATTATGCCTAATTAGTTTTCTCTATATTGGAAACATAAACAAGGAGTTCTTTGTCTCCCTCATCACATCATTCCAAATTTACCTACTATTGTGATTTAAAAATACGCATTGCTAATTTTGAGACGCGCTGCTAACTTTCTTCACTTTCGGTGTTGATACAAGCAGTGAATTTGACTGTTCCCAAGTTGAACCCGAGTCTAAAAGGCAACCCAACCAAAACTCGATGTTTAGCAAGGCAAAAATAAAAGACCCCAACACACTAACTCAAACAGCTGTGAAAAATTGTGTGTATGTagacttattttttaaaggaagagCATTGTTAGAACTGGTAGTCTTGCGTGTGTTAACATTATAGTGACAAAGGCATGCCAACGAGGAAATTCGTGGTTCCCATATGACCTCTTAACATTGTCCCAATGGAATGCCAACGAGGTAATTTCTGGCCCccttatcaaaacaaaacaaaacaagatccACACAACAGTGTAATTTTTGAAAGTATATTCAGAGGTCTGATAAAGCGGTCTAGATTCCAAATgctatttctttttcaaatcaCAATCCTCACATGCTGACGCAGCCAAAGTGAGCTAGCACAGAGACACAGACCCAACTTTCTCTAGTCATTGAGTGACGAGTCTCTCATACATCTCTTTCAAAACCGTTTACAGGCTTGCATGCAAAAAGCTAGAACTGTAAtgataacaaaaaaacaaaaccagcCATTTGTTAAATAAAGTGTCCCACTATTTCCTCCTATATATCTCAGATCCTCCTCTGATCAACACTCTAACAAGGCCTTTGACTTGTCATTCATCTCTCCACTAATTACTTCTCTAGTGGTCATGTACCATCCATTCAGGAAGACCATGGCAATAATGGCTGCACTTATGCTTCAGTTGTGCTTGTTCATGGAAGTTGACTCATATTCTTCTCATTCTGACAAGATTACAAGGCTTCCTGGACAACCCCATGTTGGCTTTCAACAGTTTTCAGGTTATGTAAGTGTGAATGATGATGATATGAAGCATAAAGCTCTTTTCTACTACTTTGTTGAAGCAGAAATAGATCCAGCTTCCAAGCCTCTTGTCCTCTGGCTGAATGGAGGTAAGCAACTAGCTTTctttatatatggaaaaaaaagagGTATCTTTTGTAACATTCTTACCAAGTCATTCATGTAACAAGCCAACGAGTGAATgtcatttgatttaattttgtaGTTCCTTGTGGGAATTGATCCCACCAACATTCACGTGGTATTTACTTATTAAATTGTTACATAGATAAATTACTACAACTGTTACAAGAAATAttttgtcattatttatttcattataaagccaagaaattttattgaaatgaaaaataagagaACAAGAACCAAACTTTGAATTTACAATGTAAGGTTCAGTTGTTGAAGGGTCTTTTCAATGTGTTAGTTTCCATCTCTTGTAGGGCCTGGTTGTTCCTCTTTGGGAGTCGGTGCATTTTCTGAAAATGGACCCTTTAGACCAAATGGGGAGATTCTGGTTAGAAATGAGTACAGCTGGAATAGAGGTATACTATGATAGTAAATAGtttcttgatttctttcttTAGTACATATATGGTTGGATGTGAAATAATTAGGCAATTGGTATTCTCATGTTCATATGATCTATTGCAGAAGCAAATATATTATATCTAGAGACACCAGTTGGAGTGGGGTTCTCTTATTCTACTGATAGCTCAGCCTATGTGGCAGTGGATGATGAGGCAACAGGTATGTAtctttctacccaaaaaaaaagagagaaagaaagaaagaaagtaagagAAGAAGGTATATGCACCTTTCTGTTTGACTGGTGAAaagaaatctttttcttttttttaatcatgccCCTTTTAAAACATGTACAATTTAGGTTTAGCTGcatagactcttttttttttttttttttttggtggaaggGAGCTGCATAACTTTTAAAAAGTATTCAAAAGAGCATTCTATGGTGAagaatcttcttcttttttatttatttatttatttttaactctaAATTTCTTTGGTAGAAGTATCAAGCTAGGACTAGGCTTAGGTTTATAGGCTTGGGTCAAGTGAGTGCACTGAACCTAGGCTTTGCCCATCAGGCTAACTCTTTTAGTACTTTACATGATAGTTCTTAAAATCATGGTTAAATTTAGCAGTAcgattatttattcttatttttctttttaatatttttccattCCTTGAATAGTCATCTGTGACAGTACTCTAAAGATGTTcatgttttgttttcttaagcCAAGGATAATCTTGCATTCTTGAAACGCTGGTTGAACAAGTTTCCCCAATACAGGAATAGGGATTTGTTTATAGCAGGGGAAAGTTATGCAGGTATCTTAATATCCATATCTTGTCACACAACGTTACATGACAAGTGGTTGTGATTTTTCTCTaatcatttttcttattaattccAGGTCACTATGTTCCTCAACTTGCAAACCTTATCATTGAAATCAATAAAAAGGAGAGAGTATTCAATCTAAAAGGAATTTCTGTGAGTAGTAAAATTTGGAATCTAATTTTTGTGACAAAGTGATGCatgaacatttttatttttgaacaaCTTGGAAGTATAAAAGATATATAGATAGGTATTTTGAAGTGGATTGACGCTTATGACTCACAACAATAAAAGGGGTCATACTATAGATACATACTATAGATACACCATATGGATGAAGTTATGAATTCTTTTTTTGCAGCTTGGCAATCCTGTTCTGGAATTTGCCACTGACTTAAATTCAAGGGCTGAGTTCTTTTGGTCTCATGGGTTAATATCCGATTCAACATACAAAATGTTCACTACTTCTTGTAACTATTCACGGTATGTGAGTGAGTATTACAGAGACACAGTGTCATCTGTTTGTTCAAGGGTTATGAGCCAGGTGACCAAAGAGACAAGTAGATTTGTAGACAACTACGATGTCACTCTTGACGTATGTACTTCATCTGTATACTCACAATCCAAAGTTATTAGTCCCCAGGTAAATATCCTTCCCAAGACTAAATGCCCCGtttaaaacttttatatttactAAGTTggtttgttgttgtttgattATTTGGCAGCAAGTAACTGAGAGCATAGATGTATGTGTGGAAGATGAAACTGTGAATTACTTAAACCGAAAAGATGTGCAAAACGCTCTCCATGCTCGGCTTGTTGGAGTTCACAAATGGCTTGTTTGCAGCAAGTAATTTCTTTTCACTTGGCTAATGATATCATATATCAATTGGCATTCTCACTATATGATTATTTACTTGATTGTATAGAATCATGACATTGCTTTATCCAGAATTTACTTCAGCTTAATCATTTCCTTTGGAAAGACCTATTACAATTGTTGCTAAACCAAAGTGGTGGAAATATGAGCTGTTAAAATTGTTATATATCCTATGGAGCAAGTTTTAGCTGGCTTTATACAGAACTCAAGTTTTAAcctattaaaatttgttttttgagtgACTTGAGTAAGTCTTAACCATTTGAATTGTTTTCATTATCAGCATCCTGAAATATGAGCTGCTCAACCTGGAAATTCCCACAATCTCTTTGGTTGGAGAACTTATCAAGAATGGAATTCCAGTCTTGGTTTACAGGTAATTAGAACTCAATCTCACTGCTCCATCATgaacttaattaaattaatgaaaGATGGCTCATTTTAtggtaccatttttttttatatgttgcGTACCTACTTAATCTTAACCATTCATCaattattatgaaatatatattaaataaggCAATATCCTATATTAACAGTTAAGATTATAAAAGTTTGTATCATACAATTCTTCTCTAAAGATTTGTATATCTTATAGCTAATACCTTTGttcataaatttcttaattaagcGGAGACCAAGATTCTGTAATTCCACTGACTGGGAGCCGCACCTTGGTTCATGGACTGGCAAGGGAATTGAGCCTGAACACTACTGTCCCTTACAGGGTTTGGTTTGTGGGGAAGCAGGTAAAATCTTGTGTTTTATTCTTACCTTTCTATCTGTATGAATAATTACTGCATGagttctatttatttatttgataatgaGTTTACTTAACTTTAGAGAGGTTGAGATGTAGCACGTGCTCTTGCCCATCTCTCTGCAGGCTTAGTGGGGGCAATACCTCATTCATGGATCTTTATGCTTCTCACATGGCCcctaggaaaaaataaataatttgtggTGCGCCTGTGTTAGGACTTAGGAAACatgtattctaatttctaaccACATCTCAGTCATCTCtatggatgaaaaaaagaaagaaaagaatttcatccATAAGGTTGCTACATGCTACAACTTTATTATGAAGATCTAATAGGAGTTAAAAAGTAATCTTTAACACATATATATCACCCTATTACTTGCTatcttctctctatctctctgtctATCTATAGAGTGGTGATAGTTACATGGTATGTGTATGCAACACACAgttaaaaattatgaaatttcactatttcacaattataattgaaatcatGTTCTAAAAACACGATTTTACAAGTTGTGTGTAACTAGTTGTGTGCAACAATAATTagctctctctatatatattgtTACACGTGGGAAATTACAATAAAGGCCTGAAGTATTTAAAATGTActctaatataaaaaaatatgtccAATTCATAATTAACATAGTAGATCATGCTCCACATACATCCCATCATATCAGccagaaatctaaaatatctaaatagaCACTCAAATTAAGTCAAATGCTTAAATGTTGGAGAAACAAtcatattttgtattaaataaaGGATCAACTTCAGATCTGCTATTTTAGTGACATCAGATTCACTGCAATACACAATTGGATCTTGGGAATGAGAATTTTAAGATAATGGTGATCATTTTCGAATGGCAACTGCCATGTGACACGCATCTCTTTGGTGCAGAACAAAGGTGGTGGAAATAAATTtccatccattttttttaagaacttcATTGTGTAAAATGTTAtcttaaactattttattacaaaaatgatTGTTACTTTCTTTGTGCAGGTTGGTGGGTGGACTCAAGTTTATGGTAACATACTATCATTTGCCACCATTAGAGGTGCCTCTCATGAGGCTCCATTCTCACAGCCAGAGAGATCACTCATGCTATTCAAGTCATTTCTTGAAGGCGAACCTCTACCAAATACTTTTGACTAGTTGGTTGATATTGACCAATGAACTTTTTGATGAAGTGAAAGGAGTAAATAAAGAAATGGTGTACATGTGTTTGTTCATGTGGTTTTGTTAATGTAATTGATGCTGCCTCGGAGAAACTTTATACATAGAAATTGTGAAAGAAGGAGAACAAATAATTCCCCCGGCCCCTTTTCCCCTTATAGATAAGGTAGCATTTGAATGTTGAATCGGTTCATTGATGATTGCTTAAGCAAGATTCTTTCTCAAGTCtttattcaacaacaaaaagttATTGGTTGGGTTAGTGGAATTCACTGAAGGACTTCGAAAATGATTAAAGTGTGATTAAAGTGAATCATTGGCTATGGTATAATATTCTCTCGAGACTAGAATAAtgaagaaattaagaaaattaagttGGATATTAACTAGAAGGTCATTTTAGTAACAACCTTAAAGTCTCTCATTCCCGTCAAACTAATCTTATATTGGAGATTTGAAGTTAATCTCTCCactttaaataatgaaatttcatctaaaatatatatgagaCATGATTTTCATCAATTAGCAAAGGCTGGATAAATTAACTATCTCTATTGTATATAATGCATATAACTTATGGttctaataaaaaagaaaaccttttgTATTAATTTGACTAGTTCAAGTCACTTCCAAAtctaaattcttcttcttcttcttttgggaATCAATCTAAATTCTTCTAATAGGtactttcttgtttctttttattattattagcttCTTCAGCTTCAATCATCTTAACAGCatcttaaatttaaatttgtttcattcttttaactatttttgtcTTCCTCAATCCTATTTTTATTCCATCgttttatgttttttactttttagctcTATATTTAGAGCCTCACCAATCATGTGATATCATTGCAACCCCATATTTAGTCTAACAAATAATTTTCAcgtaccttttttatttttcatctcttgTTCTTTCATCTAACTCctacatttatttaatttatttgtaagctttatatcatttttcaaaaatatattcaaaaagaTTTATTTGCTCACGTGTTAACGTGTGATATAAATAACTTGAgactgaaaaataaaattaaagattgaaagaaaaaaaaaatctttgagaAAATGCTATTGTATATTTCCTTGAGTTCATAATaagattattattttctttagtaaTACAAGAAAGTCTTAAGTTTCTACATAgtaaaagttttaaattatacaatctaTTATGTAAAGAGagttgcataaaaaaaaaaaatttacaaaataaagaGAGTAAATATCAGAAAAGATAATTTGATTCTTTCATTGAGGGCTCCAATAGTAATGGTGGTTGACTAAGATAAGATTGGATTTTGTATCTTGTAGATGATGCCTTGGAGGATATTGTGAAGGAATGTTAAAAATTTcctattctatttttttggtgCATATTCTATTACtattccaaattaaaaattaaaaaatctctctctctctctctctctctcatgattgctcctctcttttctcttttatctcTACCCTATTATACCAAAGCCATCTAATTTGgaatgaaaaaataagtaatgGTGGGACTAAGATTTGAACATATGGTATGGTGCCATCATGCCAACTACCAAGACACCAAGACACCAAGGCACCaataactttcttttttgtttaagcAGAGTATTCCATCACTTCCTCTTATTTTAGCTTACAAAGaatttgtttttaaagaaagaaaaaaagcttacaaagaattttactaattaagttCTTGAAAATAAGATTAACAAAGGAAAAgataacatatatttttataattttttttttaaaaaaagtaattaaaattttttataatatttttatttttttaacgaAAGTcctattaaaacttttttaaaataaattgaattaaacaacataattttgaaaaaaagaatacTAAAAATAGCCCATGAGAGAATTGTATCTCATATTTCTCATTCCATAAGTTGGTGCCATTATATCCAAGTACATACCAAGACCCACACCTCATGTTTGATGATGATGAGTATATATAATCAAAGAAAGTAAACgttaaagaaaaagagagagagcaagaaaTGATTGCATCATGCAACAACCATTTCCAAAGCCAAGCCGATAAAACTGCAGAGACTCACTTCAGAAGTATTCATAGTACTTTTCTACTGTTTGTTTCATACAAAAACAGGAACTTAAAAAGCGAGCGTGGCCCTCAAAAACcgctccctctctctctcttcccttaaaaaaaaacagtggcaactactttttctcttttctttgccATTCCGTGCAATTTTGATTCTTTGCTTTCAAATTTGacttaacccccccccccccccccccaaaaaaaaaaagcaatcttTTTCATTTCCAATTATGTCTAAACAGCAAAAGCTTCACAAcccttctcctccttcttcaaTCATcaccaactctctctctctccaggtaatgtatttttaaaaaataataaatacccAGAAATCATTACCTCTTTCTAACTTAGTTTAATCAAAAAAGATTATCTTTTGGTATAGTAACTGTGTGTGTGTATTGGATCAAACAACTTTACCACTTCTCATTGCATCAcgttgttgaatttttttttttttttttggtatgtggGAATTGCAGGATAAAGAGGAAGACAAAGAATTGGACCTGGGATCCGAAGAGCCTGAGGCTCCATTGCCCTTATCTGTCACTTCCCGGGTCAGTTTTAGATTTTGTACAATTTATCTTCTTTTGGGGTTGTAGTTTATAGTAGAAGGAAAACAATGTGATTgaatgtttctcaaaaagacAATGTGATTGAATAGTTAGCAAAAACAATTGCAGTTGTTGTATATGTTGGGGGATATCACAGCCGGGCCGGCATATAAGTTCACACAATGGCTGGAATTGGTCCGTAAACGCAGTGGCCGATATCGTTATTCCGGCTTTCCTCGCCGCCCTTCAGGCCTCGATCACATGCTTACtaggttcttcttcttttttttcttttctttctacttGTGAATTGAATATATTGAATGAGAAAGTGATTTTGGATTCCTAAAATATTGAATTCCATGGGAATGCAACTGATTTAGAAAGAGAGATAAGAACTTGGCAATTAGTTCTAGTCCAAATGGCACTTATGATAGGAAGTGTTTAAGACTTATTGGATGCGTGTGTAACTTACGAATCAaactgaaaggaaaaaaaaaaaaagatttgaagattCAACTACTAATTGAAAGGAGTGTACTAGTTAATTTTTTGAGAGATTCCCCATGAGGCCAAAACTtacttatcaaagaaaaaattctagagATTGTGAGGCAAAGTTCACGGCCAATGCAGGTTTTCATGACCATTGAAGAGTGCAAatgattattttctttatttgaaagATAGCGCGACTATTCATGTTGATTCATTAATGAAAAGCCAGTTGGGAATTCTTAACAAATTGTTAACGGAACCACCAAAATATCTCAATTTTATTCATGGTTTTGTGTGCTGAGATTTGGTTGcaatttttatatacatatatttacaTTGGTGCATGCTTTTAATCATAATTATGGTTCAGTGCAGGAGAATTTGCTGATGATCCTCAAAGTTCTCTGCCTCCTGAGCAGACCACAGAGACCAGCTTGTGGGAAAGGCTTGGTAAAGCTGCTATGTTGGACATTGAGTCAAGCTCCTTCTCTTGGGACATGCTTTCTTCGCTTCACCACACCGAACATGGTAGTAGCACTGAACATTCCGAGGATGAAATGAACAAAGCCCTTGAGGTATGTGATCTGCTTTGCTACATTGTATACATTGATATTTTGTCTGAATTTATGTCAGTGTGTCAGAATTTGAAGAATGAGCTTCCATTGAAAAGGATATTTGAGAAGAAGTATGtacaaatttgtttatttgcttATCTGCTTCCTCAGTTTCTCTTCGGTTGTGTGCATATAGGTCACTGTAAATTCTGGGGGAGTTGTCTTCTTTGCCCTATTCAACCAGCCTGGGAATGGTGATGATTCTCCAAAGGAAGCAGCAGCTGTGATAAAGATATCATCATCAAGGATGGCCACACAATCGGAACGCCTTGGCTACGAATTTGCAAAGTGGTTAGGTGTTCGAACTCCACAGGTTGCTCCTTGTTGCTACTGTAGTTGTGTGAAATCTACCATCTCAGGCAATTAGGCCATCCTTGGCTGAAGTAATTCTGTTGGAAATTCCCTCTTCATGAAATGTGTTTTGTTGATATAATGCAGGCTAGAGTCATCCATAATTCCAGCCCAGAGTGGCTCCAAATTAAGGAAGCTGCAGAGAAAGCAAGAAATGCAGCAAGTTCAGAAGGAGATGAAGTTGGTGGAATGACTTGTTTAGAACTTTTGGAAGCACTTGAACTTAGCCGATGCCTTTTTTTTCTGAGGTGCAACTGGAACTTGGATTACTTGTGAATTAGATGTTAGTGTGGCAGCATGGAATATCTGTGCTTCCTTAGGAGGCAATGAGTCAATGAAAAATAACTTGCACCTTGTTAAGTACTTGTTCACCTAATCACAATCTTTCCAAGGTTAGGTTCATTTGACTCAGTTGAGTGACTCCACACACTACTGTTCAGCCGGTTAGGATAATCGATGATCATTTTCATATGCACTCTATTAGTCTTTTAGGTGGCTAGGGTTTTGTGAGTG of the Quercus robur chromosome 10, dhQueRobu3.1, whole genome shotgun sequence genome contains:
- the LOC126703037 gene encoding serine carboxypeptidase-like 45; this encodes MYHPFRKTMAIMAALMLQLCLFMEVDSYSSHSDKITRLPGQPHVGFQQFSGYVSVNDDDMKHKALFYYFVEAEIDPASKPLVLWLNGGPGCSSLGVGAFSENGPFRPNGEILVRNEYSWNREANILYLETPVGVGFSYSTDSSAYVAVDDEATAKDNLAFLKRWLNKFPQYRNRDLFIAGESYAGHYVPQLANLIIEINKKERVFNLKGISLGNPVLEFATDLNSRAEFFWSHGLISDSTYKMFTTSCNYSRYVSEYYRDTVSSVCSRVMSQVTKETSRFVDNYDVTLDVCTSSVYSQSKVISPQQVTESIDVCVEDETVNYLNRKDVQNALHARLVGVHKWLVCSNILKYELLNLEIPTISLVGELIKNGIPVLVYSGDQDSVIPLTGSRTLVHGLARELSLNTTVPYRVWFVGKQVGGWTQVYGNILSFATIRGASHEAPFSQPERSLMLFKSFLEGEPLPNTFD